One part of the Cellvibrionales bacterium genome encodes these proteins:
- a CDS encoding HAD family phosphatase yields the protein MKTPRSIDLVLFDFGGVFTESPFAAVESMAREMGVDTAQFSGLMFGAYHQDTDHPWHRLERGEISFDDARAGIMALGESAELTVDPLDLLVRMASGNLMREPMVALLREVKTAGYATAIITNNVREFRDGWRSLMPVDELIDQVFDSSELGMRKPDAAIYQHALVAMGNVAPQRAVFLDDVEQNVLSAECLGIHGMQVTNDFHVAIHELRALLTLSPNTPQ from the coding sequence ATGAAAACTCCACGCTCGATTGATCTGGTGCTGTTTGATTTTGGCGGTGTTTTTACAGAGTCGCCTTTTGCTGCTGTGGAAAGCATGGCCAGAGAGATGGGTGTGGATACTGCACAGTTTTCTGGGTTGATGTTTGGTGCGTATCATCAAGATACCGATCATCCTTGGCATCGACTAGAGCGTGGAGAAATCAGTTTTGATGATGCACGCGCAGGTATTATGGCTTTGGGTGAAAGTGCTGAGCTAACCGTCGACCCGTTAGATTTATTAGTACGCATGGCGAGTGGCAATTTGATGCGCGAACCGATGGTTGCTTTGCTGCGCGAAGTAAAAACTGCAGGCTATGCCACGGCGATCATCACCAACAATGTGCGCGAATTTCGCGATGGTTGGCGTTCGCTGATGCCTGTTGATGAATTAATCGATCAAGTATTTGATTCTAGCGAGCTTGGTATGCGCAAACCGGATGCTGCGATTTATCAACACGCGTTGGTAGCTATGGGTAATGTTGCGCCACAACGCGCAGTGTTTCTTGATGATGTTGAGCAAAATGTTTTGAGTGCAGAATGCCTTGGGATACATGGCATGCAAGTTACGAATGATTTTCATGTCGCCATTCATGAGCTCCGTGCATTGCTCACGCTTTCCCCAAATACGCCTCAATAA
- a CDS encoding acyl-CoA synthetase, whose amino-acid sequence MLHPHFHAKNRPEHPAVIMASTGETVSFGQLEAQSNQVAHLMRSHGLQRGDHIAFLLDNHIRFFDLVWGATRAGLYFTPISYYLQTDEMEYIINNCHAKVLVVAEKFADKVKPLLGKLPEVKACYMVDGEQQGFQSFEKALAAQRTTSIADESEGREMLYSSGTTGRPKGIKFPLSEGGLGEAPDIVRSVGLAQFMGVNHDTVSLSTSPLYHSAPLGFATGCHRLGSTVVIMEKFDEEKALQLIEKYKIAYSQWVPTMFVRLLKLPEAVREKYDVSSMKFAIHGAAPCPVAVKQQIMAWWGPVLWEFYSGSERNGIFMVSPQEWLARPGTVGKCVDAQVHIVDDETGEELPAGEIGTIYCSKGAHFDYHGDADKKQSITIRDGWTTIGDVGYLDADGYLFLTDRKSYMIISGGVNIYPQETEDCLITHPKVFDVAVFGVPHPEMGEEVKAVVQPARWEEADAELEKELIEYCRSKISSIKCPRSIDFEKELPREETGKIKKRLMKDRYWQEGKAIN is encoded by the coding sequence ATGTTGCACCCACACTTTCATGCCAAAAATCGCCCAGAACATCCCGCCGTGATTATGGCGAGCACAGGAGAAACCGTTTCGTTTGGGCAGCTAGAAGCCCAGTCTAATCAAGTGGCGCATTTAATGCGCAGCCACGGTTTGCAGCGCGGTGACCACATCGCCTTTTTGTTAGATAACCATATTCGTTTTTTTGATCTCGTTTGGGGCGCAACACGAGCAGGGTTGTATTTCACACCGATCAGCTATTACTTACAGACGGATGAAATGGAATACATCATCAATAACTGCCATGCCAAGGTTTTGGTCGTGGCAGAAAAGTTTGCTGACAAAGTGAAGCCGTTGCTAGGGAAATTGCCTGAAGTAAAAGCTTGTTACATGGTTGATGGTGAACAGCAAGGCTTCCAATCTTTTGAAAAAGCCTTGGCTGCGCAGCGGACAACATCGATTGCCGATGAATCCGAAGGGCGTGAAATGTTGTATTCATCGGGCACAACAGGCAGGCCGAAAGGCATTAAGTTTCCGCTGAGTGAAGGTGGTTTGGGTGAGGCACCGGATATTGTGCGTTCAGTGGGTTTGGCACAATTTATGGGTGTGAATCACGACACGGTTTCCTTATCAACTTCGCCGCTGTATCACTCAGCGCCATTGGGTTTTGCCACAGGCTGTCATCGTCTGGGCTCCACTGTTGTCATCATGGAAAAATTTGATGAAGAAAAAGCTTTGCAATTGATTGAGAAATACAAAATTGCGTACAGCCAATGGGTGCCAACTATGTTTGTGCGCTTGTTGAAATTGCCTGAAGCAGTGCGCGAAAAATATGATGTTTCCAGTATGAAATTTGCCATTCACGGCGCTGCGCCTTGCCCAGTAGCCGTGAAGCAACAAATCATGGCGTGGTGGGGGCCTGTGTTGTGGGAGTTTTACTCTGGCTCTGAACGCAACGGTATTTTTATGGTTAGCCCGCAAGAGTGGTTGGCGCGTCCTGGCACGGTGGGGAAATGTGTCGATGCACAAGTTCACATCGTGGACGACGAAACCGGTGAAGAATTGCCGGCAGGAGAAATAGGCACAATTTACTGTTCTAAAGGCGCGCATTTCGATTACCACGGCGATGCAGATAAAAAGCAATCCATCACGATTCGCGACGGCTGGACAACAATTGGCGATGTTGGTTATCTCGATGCCGACGGCTATTTGTTTCTCACCGATCGCAAGTCCTACATGATTATTTCTGGCGGGGTAAATATTTATCCGCAAGAAACAGAAGATTGTTTGATCACACACCCTAAAGTATTTGATGTGGCTGTGTTTGGTGTGCCGCACCCAGAAATGGGGGAAGAAGTTAAGGCGGTGGTGCAGCCGGCGCGCTGGGAAGAAGCCGATGCGGAGCTAGAAAAAGAATTGATCGAGTACTGCCGCTCAAAAATTAGCTCGATTAAATGCCCGCGCAGCATTGATTTTGAGAAAGAATTGCCGCGTGAAGAAACAGGAAAAATCAAAAAACGCTTGATGAAAGATCGTTATTGGCAAGAAGGCAAGGCGATCAACTGA
- a CDS encoding GtrA family protein, which produces MDKALRKLVGEFLSVQFARFFFSALAAAAVNFVSRLLLDPFVGYSYAIVLAYIIGTVFAFFMYQRKVFGQGIRPLWQEIALFVFVTLAAIAQTLIVSVVLADHLFPAIHWNWHPKEIAHVIGMGVPMFSSFLGHKYLTFGRKVIPD; this is translated from the coding sequence ATGGATAAAGCATTACGAAAATTAGTGGGCGAGTTTTTATCTGTCCAGTTTGCGCGATTCTTTTTTTCTGCTTTAGCCGCGGCGGCAGTCAACTTTGTTTCTCGCTTGTTGCTGGATCCATTTGTTGGATATTCATACGCGATTGTTCTTGCCTATATTATCGGAACTGTTTTTGCTTTTTTTATGTATCAGCGCAAGGTGTTTGGGCAGGGCATTCGTCCGCTATGGCAAGAAATTGCCCTGTTTGTTTTTGTTACTTTGGCCGCTATTGCGCAAACGCTGATTGTTAGCGTGGTGTTGGCCGATCATCTGTTTCCTGCTATTCATTGGAACTGGCACCCGAAAGAGATAGCGCATGTGATAGGCATGGGTGTGCCGATGTTTAGCAGTTTTTTGGGGCACAAATACCTGACTTTTGGTCGGAAAGTCATACCGGATTAA
- a CDS encoding NAD(P)/FAD-dependent oxidoreductase, which produces MINEKKKIAVLGGGPMGLAAAWHLLKQGHQVSLFEAGDRLGGMSASFDFDGLPIERFFHFLCTTDYDYFQLLEELGIADKLHWVNTRMGVFHQQKLHNWGEPLALLKFPGLSLLEKIRYATQVMYCKHLKDFSSLDKKTATTWLKNMLGERAYKILWEPLLSLKFYQFKEEVSAAWIAARVQRVAHSRQSLFKEKLGYLEGGSDVFLLAIEEAIRKRGGHIYVGTPIDKIQVEDGRIAGLVVKGETQIFDAVISTIPLPYVARIVPDLPQEDLQKLAAIRNVGVVTVKLKLKQSLTPYFWLNITDTQYGIPGIIEYTNLNPLPDTVVYIPYYMPQDHVKYSWDSEQFRSETIRCLRDVNPNFDESWIKALHISRYFYAQPVCTPAYLSTLPPMQSPIGGFFMADTSYYYPQDRSITDSIRVGKQLADLAAHAADA; this is translated from the coding sequence ATGATAAATGAGAAAAAGAAAATTGCAGTGTTGGGCGGAGGGCCGATGGGCTTGGCTGCTGCATGGCATTTGCTGAAGCAGGGGCATCAGGTGAGTTTATTTGAAGCCGGTGATCGCTTGGGCGGCATGTCAGCTTCGTTTGATTTTGATGGTCTGCCTATCGAGCGGTTTTTCCATTTTTTATGCACGACGGATTATGATTATTTTCAACTACTGGAAGAATTGGGCATTGCCGACAAGTTGCATTGGGTGAATACCCGTATGGGGGTATTTCATCAGCAGAAACTGCATAACTGGGGTGAGCCGTTGGCCTTGTTGAAATTTCCAGGCTTGTCCTTGCTGGAAAAAATTCGCTATGCCACTCAGGTTATGTACTGTAAACACCTGAAAGATTTTTCTTCGCTGGATAAGAAAACCGCAACGACTTGGCTAAAAAATATGCTAGGTGAGCGTGCGTATAAGATTTTGTGGGAGCCGCTGTTATCACTGAAGTTTTATCAGTTCAAAGAAGAAGTGTCTGCTGCATGGATAGCTGCGCGCGTGCAGCGTGTGGCGCACAGTCGCCAAAGTCTATTCAAGGAGAAGTTGGGTTACCTTGAAGGCGGCTCCGATGTTTTTTTGCTAGCTATAGAGGAGGCCATTCGGAAGCGAGGTGGACATATTTATGTCGGCACGCCGATTGACAAGATACAAGTGGAAGATGGGCGTATTGCCGGTTTGGTCGTGAAAGGTGAAACGCAGATATTTGATGCGGTGATTTCCACCATTCCTCTACCTTATGTCGCGCGCATCGTGCCAGATTTGCCGCAGGAAGATTTGCAAAAATTAGCGGCGATTCGCAATGTAGGTGTGGTGACAGTAAAACTGAAATTGAAGCAGTCACTCACGCCGTATTTTTGGTTGAACATCACCGACACACAGTACGGCATCCCTGGCATTATTGAATACACGAATCTGAACCCTTTGCCAGATACCGTGGTTTACATTCCCTATTACATGCCACAAGACCATGTGAAATACAGCTGGGACAGCGAACAATTTCGCAGTGAAACCATCCGCTGTTTGCGCGATGTAAATCCCAATTTTGACGAAAGCTGGATCAAAGCGCTGCATATCTCGCGTTATTTTTATGCGCAACCGGTTTGTACGCCAGCCTATCTCAGTACGCTGCCGCCTATGCAAAGCCCAATTGGCGGATTTTTTATGGCGGATACCAGTTATTACTACCCGCAAGATCGATCGATTACAGACAGTATTCGTGTGGGTAAACAGCTGGCTGATTTAGCAGCGCACGCTGCGGATGCATAA